Proteins co-encoded in one Cinclus cinclus chromosome 9, bCinCin1.1, whole genome shotgun sequence genomic window:
- the TNFAIP6 gene encoding tumor necrosis factor-inducible gene 6 protein, producing the protein MIALLFFSALLWDEAGAWGFKDGVLHNSIWLERAAGVYHREARSGKYRLTYAEAKAVCEYEGGHLATYQQLEAARKIGFHVCAAGWMAKGRVGYPIVKAGANCGFGKTGIVDYGIRLNKSERWDAYCYNPNGKECGGVFTDSKHVFKSPGYPKEYENEQICYWHIRVRYGQRIRLQFLDFDVEEDTACLADFLEIYDSYDDINGFVGRFCGDELPDDIISTGNVMTLKFLSDASVTAGGFQIRYSTLDTARDRNGTSQGKNNFLSGKFGIL; encoded by the exons ATGATTGCACTGCTCTTCTTCTCCGCCCTGCTGTGGGACGAGGCTGGAGCGTGGGGCTTCAAGGATGGGGTGCTGCACAACTCCATCTGGTTAG AGCGAGCGGCAGGCGTGTATCACCGCGAGGCGCGCTCCGGCAAGTACCGGCTCACCTACGCCGAGGCCAAGGCCGTGTGCGAGTACGAGGGAGGACACCTGGCCACGtaccagcagctggaggcagccCGGAAAATAG gtTTCCACgtgtgtgctgctggctggatgGCAAAGGGCAGAGTTGGTTATCCCATAGTCAAAGCTGGAGCCAACTGTGGCTTTGGCAAGACTGGAATTGTTGATTATGGAATTCGCCTCAACAAGAGCGAGAGGTGGGACGCCTACTGCTACAACCCCAATG GGAAGGAGTGTGGCGGGGTGTTCACGGATTCCAAACACGTGTTCAAGTCCCCAGGGTACCCCAAGGAGTACGAGAACGAGCAGATTTGTTACTGGCACATCCGGGTCAGGTACGGGCAGAGGATCCGGCTGCAGTTCCTGGACTTCGACGTGGAGGAGGACACGGCGTGCCTGGCAGATTTCCTGGAAATCTACGACAGCTACGACGACATCAACGGCTTTGTGGGGAG gtttTGTGGAGATGAATTGCCAGATGACATCATTAGCACAG ggaatgtGATGACGCTCAAGTTCCTGTCGGACGCGTCGGTCACAGCCGGAGGGTTCCAGATCCGCTACAGCAccctggacactgccagggacaggAATGGCACATCCCAAGggaaaaacaactttttgtCAGGAAAATTCGGGATTTTGTGA